In Thauera aromatica K172, one DNA window encodes the following:
- a CDS encoding ATP-binding protein: MDPIRNPFSPGAGTPPPELAGRDDLRESLRIALERARIGRPAKSAMLVGLRGVGKTVLLDRIRMDAEAAGIHTARVEAPEGRSLPALLSPQLRQALLRLSQIAAAKDYAVRGLRALAGFVRKLKVTFGDIEVGIDYEPEPGLADNGDLEHDLQALFEQVGLAAKSANTALAIFIDELQYVEEVQLAALITAIHRTEQRQLPIVLVGAGLPQLRGQMGNAKSYAERLFDFPMIGPLPPAAARLAIEKPIENEGEAITERAVSQILQVTQGYAYFLQQWGSHTWQAAQASPIDIDAVNAASVTAVAALDESFFRVRFDRLTPKEKKYLRAMAELGEGPHRSGDIATCFNAAVSSLAPTRSSLITKGMVWSPNHGDTAFTVPMFDEFMKRIMPGNDWR, translated from the coding sequence ATGGACCCTATCCGCAATCCTTTTTCCCCCGGCGCTGGCACTCCGCCCCCCGAACTTGCCGGCCGTGATGACCTGCGCGAATCCTTGCGCATCGCGCTCGAGCGCGCCAGGATCGGTCGCCCGGCGAAGAGCGCCATGCTGGTCGGCCTGCGCGGTGTCGGCAAGACGGTACTGCTGGACCGCATCAGGATGGATGCCGAGGCGGCCGGCATCCACACGGCCCGAGTCGAGGCGCCCGAAGGGCGTTCACTGCCAGCCCTGCTTTCACCTCAGTTGCGTCAGGCTCTGCTGCGCCTGAGTCAGATCGCGGCCGCGAAGGACTACGCCGTGCGCGGTCTGCGTGCGCTGGCGGGTTTCGTCCGCAAGCTCAAGGTCACTTTCGGCGATATTGAGGTGGGCATCGACTACGAGCCCGAGCCGGGCTTGGCCGACAACGGCGATCTTGAGCACGACCTGCAAGCGCTGTTCGAGCAAGTCGGCCTAGCGGCCAAATCGGCCAACACGGCCCTGGCGATCTTCATCGACGAACTGCAATACGTGGAGGAGGTGCAACTGGCAGCCCTCATCACGGCAATACATCGGACCGAGCAGCGGCAGTTGCCCATCGTTCTGGTCGGTGCAGGTCTGCCACAATTACGAGGGCAGATGGGGAACGCTAAGTCGTATGCCGAACGCCTGTTTGATTTCCCCATGATCGGACCGCTGCCGCCCGCCGCAGCCCGCCTCGCAATCGAGAAGCCAATCGAGAACGAGGGCGAGGCGATCACCGAACGAGCCGTGAGCCAGATACTGCAGGTCACCCAAGGCTACGCATACTTCCTGCAGCAGTGGGGCAGCCACACGTGGCAGGCGGCGCAGGCATCACCGATCGATATCGATGCCGTCAATGCAGCGTCCGTCACCGCCGTGGCGGCGCTCGATGAGAGCTTCTTCCGCGTGCGCTTCGACCGCCTCACCCCGAAAGAGAAAAAGTATCTCCGTGCAATGGCCGAGTTGGGCGAAGGCCCCCACAGATCGGGTGACATCGCCACCTGCTTCAACGCAGCAGTGTCTTCACTGGCGCCGACACGCAGTTCCCTGATCACCAAGGGCATGGTCTGGAGCCCCAACCACGGTGACACCGCCTTTACGGTGCCGATGTTTGATGAGTTCATGAAGCGGATCATGCCGGGGAACGACTGGCGCTGA
- a CDS encoding type II toxin-antitoxin system RelE family toxin gives MIDYTDTALKQLRGLDKPTARRILDYLDGRVVGSGDPCSAGKALTGPLGGLWRYRVGDYRVICDLQDGRMRVLVVQLGNRGEVYR, from the coding sequence ATGATTGATTACACCGACACCGCGCTCAAGCAGTTGCGCGGACTGGACAAGCCCACGGCCCGTCGCATCCTCGACTACCTCGACGGTCGGGTGGTCGGCAGCGGCGACCCGTGCAGCGCCGGCAAGGCGCTTACCGGCCCGCTGGGTGGGTTGTGGCGTTATCGGGTGGGTGATTACCGAGTGATCTGCGATCTGCAAGACGGCCGGATGCGGGTGCTGGTCGTGCAACTTGGCAACCGGGGCGAGGTTTACCGCTGA
- the relB gene encoding type II toxin-antitoxin system RelB family antitoxin, protein MPTSIRLDTEIERRLDLLATTTGRSKAFYLRQIIEQGIEDMEDYYLSADVLERVRKGQEPVHSAADVRADLGLDD, encoded by the coding sequence ATGCCTACTTCCATCCGACTTGATACCGAGATCGAGCGTCGGCTTGATCTGCTTGCTACCACCACCGGCCGCAGCAAGGCGTTCTACCTGCGGCAGATCATCGAGCAGGGCATCGAGGACATGGAGGATTACTACCTCTCCGCCGATGTGCTCGAACGTGTGCGCAAGGGTCAGGAGCCGGTGCACTCCGCCGCTGACGTGAGGGCGGATCTTGGCCTGGATGATTGA
- a CDS encoding type II toxin-antitoxin system RelE/ParE family toxin, with protein sequence MRNRLGHEVIVLHAAWMRTSPVCAATGRSLARLCNRPTWQASSAVCCSAPSRSPEWLDTLRDIQARARVQARIERLAGGNPGDVEPIGEGVSELRINYGPGYRVYFKQRGRELIILLAGGDKSIQARDIKAALRLARKISDRLFIAKALGDIARAKGMAQVVRDAGLSRESLYKALSGERSPGFDTISQVDGGAAQPGHEWLKRRRPILDCIDGRAARRRRLRLVL encoded by the coding sequence ATGCGCAACCGTCTTGGTCACGAAGTGATCGTGCTGCACGCAGCGTGGATGAGGACCTCGCCGGTGTGCGCTGCTACAGGACGATCACTCGCGCGCCTGTGTAACAGGCCGACATGGCAGGCGAGTTCCGCCGTTTGCTGCAGCGCCCCGAGCAGGTCGCCGGAGTGGCTCGACACTTTGCGCGACATCCAGGCGCGGGCGCGAGTCCAAGCCAGAATTGAGCGTCTTGCCGGTGGAAATCCCGGCGATGTCGAGCCTATTGGCGAAGGTGTCTCCGAGCTGAGAATCAACTACGGTCCCGGCTACCGGGTGTATTTCAAGCAGCGAGGGCGTGAGCTGATCATTCTGCTGGCCGGTGGCGACAAGAGCATTCAGGCCAGGGACATCAAGGCCGCCTTACGCCTCGCGCGCAAAATTTCTGACAGGCTCTTCATTGCCAAAGCGCTTGGTGACATTGCCCGCGCTAAAGGCATGGCTCAGGTCGTCAGAGACGCCGGGCTCTCCCGCGAAAGCCTCTACAAAGCTCTTTCGGGGGAACGCAGCCCCGGTTTTGACACGATCAGTCAAGTCGATGGTGGGGCTGCTCAGCCTGGGCATGAGTGGTTGAAGCGGCGGCGCCCCATTCTCGACTGCATCGATGGCCGGGCGGCGCGTCGACGTCGTCTCCGCCTTGTGCTTTAA
- a CDS encoding ISL3 family transposase yields MNTQIEALFTTALGLQPPWHVAKVELNTGKRRIDFEVEHTGRRAACPACGAEHQLVHDRVRRSWRHLDFFQFEAWLHAEIPRVQCNGCGKTTQLPVPWAREGSGFTLLFEALSLSLCQEMPVSQAANLLRVAPKRLWRRVRHYVEVARAKDDMSGVRYVGIDETSVKRGHAYITVVHDLEAKRLLFATPGRDHVTVQAFAQDMRAHGGDPQAIEHACIDMSAAYAKGIGQSLPNAQISYDRFHVVALASAAMDEVRREEMRSSAAAVREAVGAQSKKTLRQLLWGMRKNPVSWTRAQFEAMHWLQRSNLKSARAWRLKQALRLVYSEAGASNSEELAHGAMSKWLSWARRSRLEPFKRLAATLKAHLGGVVRGMLDGRSNAYVEAMNGLLQQTKTAARGFRNIDNFIAMAYLRMSKLKHLPNNPLVPAIPRDYGRYRHVC; encoded by the coding sequence ATGAACACCCAGATCGAAGCCCTCTTCACCACCGCACTTGGCCTGCAGCCGCCCTGGCACGTTGCCAAGGTCGAACTCAACACGGGCAAGCGCCGGATCGACTTCGAGGTCGAGCACACCGGTCGTCGTGCCGCGTGTCCGGCGTGTGGAGCCGAGCACCAGTTGGTCCACGACCGCGTGCGGCGCAGCTGGCGTCACCTGGATTTCTTTCAGTTCGAAGCGTGGCTGCATGCCGAGATCCCGCGTGTGCAGTGCAACGGCTGCGGCAAGACCACGCAGTTGCCGGTGCCGTGGGCGCGTGAGGGGAGCGGCTTTACCCTGCTGTTCGAGGCGCTGAGCCTGTCGCTGTGCCAGGAGATGCCGGTGAGCCAGGCAGCCAACCTGTTGCGGGTTGCGCCCAAGCGCCTGTGGCGTCGGGTGCGCCATTACGTCGAGGTGGCCCGTGCCAAGGACGACATGTCGGGCGTGCGCTACGTCGGGATCGACGAGACCAGCGTCAAGCGCGGGCACGCGTACATCACCGTCGTGCATGACCTTGAAGCCAAGCGCTTGCTGTTCGCCACACCAGGCCGCGATCACGTGACGGTGCAGGCCTTTGCGCAGGACATGCGCGCGCACGGCGGCGACCCGCAGGCCATCGAGCATGCCTGCATCGACATGAGCGCAGCCTACGCCAAGGGGATCGGCCAGTCGCTGCCCAATGCCCAGATCAGCTACGACCGCTTTCATGTCGTCGCGCTGGCAAGCGCGGCGATGGACGAGGTCCGACGCGAAGAGATGCGCAGCTCCGCGGCAGCGGTTCGTGAAGCGGTCGGCGCACAGAGCAAGAAGACGCTGCGCCAGCTGCTGTGGGGGATGCGCAAGAACCCGGTGAGCTGGACCCGCGCTCAGTTCGAGGCGATGCACTGGCTGCAGCGTTCGAATCTGAAGAGTGCGCGCGCCTGGCGCCTGAAGCAGGCACTGCGCCTGGTCTACAGCGAAGCGGGCGCGAGCAACAGCGAGGAGCTCGCGCACGGGGCGATGTCGAAATGGTTGAGCTGGGCACGCCGCAGTCGCCTGGAGCCCTTCAAGCGGCTGGCCGCCACGCTGAAGGCGCACCTCGGTGGCGTCGTACGCGGCATGCTCGACGGTCGCAGCAACGCCTACGTCGAAGCGATGAACGGTCTGCTCCAGCAGACCAAGACCGCCGCCCGAGGCTTCCGCAACATCGACAACTTCATCGCCATGGCCTACCTGCGCATGTCTAAGCTCAAGCATCTACCGAACAACCCCTTGGTGCCGGCCATCCCCCGCGACTACGGGCGCTACCGTCATGTCTGTTGA
- the tnpB gene encoding IS66 family insertion sequence element accessory protein TnpB (TnpB, as the term is used for proteins encoded by IS66 family insertion elements, is considered an accessory protein, since TnpC, encoded by a neighboring gene, is a DDE family transposase.) encodes MFFPEGTVRVHLYGRPVDMRKSFDGLYALAHHGVGQDPLSGHLFVFINRRATQMKVLYWDRSGFCIWAKRLESGRFVSDWSKAVSREMDWTGLKLLLEGIEPARFKRRFKLPEIAVKAA; translated from the coding sequence ATGTTCTTCCCGGAGGGCACGGTACGGGTGCACCTGTATGGTCGGCCGGTCGATATGCGCAAATCCTTCGACGGGCTCTATGCACTGGCACACCACGGCGTGGGACAGGACCCTTTGTCGGGGCATCTGTTCGTGTTCATCAACCGGCGGGCGACCCAGATGAAGGTGCTGTACTGGGATCGCAGCGGCTTTTGCATCTGGGCCAAGCGGCTCGAGTCGGGGCGCTTCGTGTCGGACTGGTCCAAGGCGGTCAGCCGCGAGATGGACTGGACAGGGCTCAAATTGCTGCTCGAAGGCATCGAGCCGGCGCGCTTCAAACGCCGCTTCAAACTGCCAGAAATCGCGGTGAAAGCCGCATGA
- the tnpA gene encoding IS66 family insertion sequence element accessory protein TnpA, with protein MAGAIKRKWRRRSRDEWREVFARHVSSGLSVAAFCARESISVSSFQRWRALVALASGAADARTPARQEAFVDLGVLGSGGASRLELKLDLGGGLVLHLVRG; from the coding sequence ATGGCAGGAGCAATCAAGCGCAAGTGGCGGCGGCGCAGTCGGGACGAGTGGCGGGAGGTGTTCGCCCGCCATGTATCGAGCGGACTGAGCGTGGCGGCGTTTTGCGCGCGCGAGTCGATCAGCGTCTCGAGCTTTCAACGCTGGCGGGCACTCGTTGCTCTGGCGAGCGGTGCAGCAGACGCTCGAACGCCGGCTCGGCAAGAGGCGTTCGTCGATCTGGGCGTGCTGGGCTCAGGCGGCGCCTCGCGCCTCGAGCTCAAGCTCGATCTGGGTGGCGGACTGGTACTGCACCTGGTGCGCGGCTGA
- a CDS encoding Fic family protein, producing the protein MKLIHAKKIRTEAFQPIVDVTARHPEGIGGSVYLPVALPQRLAELFGIVLEIAGEIDDPFEQAFFLMVHLPYLQPFEDVNKRVSRLAANFPLVRHNLCPLSFIDVPAQAYVDAMLGVYELNDVALLRDVFVWAYERSCQQYVAVQQQLVPPDTFRLRYRNELAAAVAAIVRGGQAADEAAIRAVLPAKVAEEDRGRFVTLTLAEFKTLHPGNAIRFGLRPLEFSAWLEREAGRD; encoded by the coding sequence ATAAAGCTGATTCATGCCAAAAAAATCCGCACCGAGGCATTTCAGCCCATCGTCGACGTGACCGCCCGACATCCGGAAGGCATCGGCGGCAGCGTTTATCTCCCGGTCGCGCTGCCGCAGCGCCTCGCAGAGCTGTTCGGCATCGTGCTCGAGATTGCCGGCGAGATCGACGACCCCTTCGAGCAGGCCTTCTTCCTGATGGTGCACCTGCCTTACCTGCAACCCTTCGAAGACGTGAATAAACGTGTTTCGCGCCTCGCCGCCAACTTTCCGCTGGTCCGCCACAATCTCTGCCCGCTGTCCTTCATCGACGTGCCGGCACAGGCTTACGTCGATGCGATGCTGGGGGTGTATGAACTCAACGACGTCGCCCTGCTGCGCGATGTATTCGTCTGGGCCTACGAGCGTTCGTGCCAGCAATACGTCGCCGTGCAGCAGCAGCTCGTGCCGCCCGACACGTTCCGCCTGCGCTACCGCAACGAACTCGCCGCAGCCGTTGCCGCCATCGTGCGCGGCGGGCAGGCCGCCGACGAAGCAGCGATCCGCGCCGTGTTGCCGGCAAAGGTGGCCGAGGAGGACCGGGGACGTTTCGTGACGTTGACGCTGGCCGAATTCAAGACGCTTCACCCCGGCAATGCGATCCGCTTCGGGCTCAGGCCGCTGGAGTTTTCGGCGTGGCTGGAGCGGGAGGCTGGGCGTGATTGA
- the cobC gene encoding alpha-ribazole phosphatase family protein: protein MELHLIRHPRPAVEPGICYGQHDVGLAESAAAVAARLRPLLPPDYALYASPLARARLLAEELGTPLLDARLKEMHFGDWEGRSFAAIGPAIDAWAADPLGFRAPGGESAREMAARVLDWLAALQQAAPAQPVVVVAHGGPLRVLAGHLLGLPAERWLGLDFQCGQATRLDLESWGTTLRWFNR, encoded by the coding sequence ATGGAACTCCACCTGATCCGCCACCCGCGTCCCGCGGTCGAGCCCGGCATCTGCTACGGCCAGCACGATGTCGGCCTCGCCGAATCCGCCGCCGCGGTCGCCGCCCGCCTGCGGCCGCTGCTGCCGCCGGATTACGCGCTGTACGCCAGCCCGCTCGCCCGCGCCCGCCTGCTCGCCGAGGAACTCGGCACCCCGCTGCTCGACGCCCGCCTGAAGGAGATGCATTTCGGCGACTGGGAAGGGCGCAGCTTCGCTGCCATCGGCCCCGCGATCGACGCCTGGGCGGCCGACCCGCTCGGCTTTCGCGCCCCGGGCGGCGAGTCGGCGCGCGAGATGGCGGCGCGCGTGCTGGACTGGCTCGCGGCGCTGCAGCAGGCCGCGCCGGCGCAGCCGGTCGTCGTCGTCGCCCACGGCGGCCCGCTGCGCGTGCTCGCCGGCCATCTCCTCGGCCTGCCCGCCGAGCGCTGGCTGGGGCTGGACTTCCAGTGCGGCCAGGCCACCCGGCTCGACCTCGAAAGCTGGGGCACGACCCTGCGCTGGTTCAATCGCTGA
- the rfaE1 gene encoding D-glycero-beta-D-manno-heptose-7-phosphate kinase, translating into MSLPLPEFSRGRLVIVGDVMLDRYWHGSTTRISPEAPVPVVKVEADEVRAGGAGNVALNAAGLGARTELVALVGRDEAAVRLRQRLEEGRVVCRLLEAPQHPTITKLRIISRHQQLIRLDFEDNFAVLESAGIERAFEEALPGAGAAVLSDYGKGTLAQVGSMIRVAREAGVPVVVDPKGTDFGRYCGATVITPNQSEFEAVVGHCADEPTLRSRGEALREALELEAVLITRSERGMTLLQKGRAPLDLPTRARDVFDVTGAGDTVVAVLGAGLACGLTLAEATAVANVAAGIVVGKLGTATVAPAELAAALNAAGPAA; encoded by the coding sequence ATGTCGCTTCCCCTGCCCGAATTCTCCCGCGGCCGCCTCGTCATCGTCGGCGACGTGATGCTCGACCGCTACTGGCACGGCTCGACCACCCGCATCTCGCCCGAGGCGCCGGTGCCGGTGGTGAAGGTGGAGGCCGACGAGGTCCGCGCCGGCGGCGCCGGCAACGTCGCCCTCAATGCCGCCGGACTGGGCGCGCGCACCGAGCTGGTGGCACTGGTCGGCCGCGACGAGGCCGCCGTGCGCCTGCGTCAGCGCCTCGAAGAGGGGCGGGTGGTGTGCCGCCTGCTCGAAGCGCCGCAGCACCCGACGATCACCAAGCTGCGCATCATCAGCCGCCACCAGCAGCTGATCCGGCTCGACTTCGAGGACAACTTCGCCGTGCTCGAATCGGCCGGCATCGAACGCGCCTTCGAAGAGGCCCTCCCCGGTGCCGGCGCGGCCGTGCTGTCCGACTACGGCAAAGGCACCCTGGCCCAGGTCGGCAGCATGATCCGCGTCGCCCGCGAGGCCGGCGTCCCGGTGGTGGTCGACCCCAAGGGCACGGACTTCGGCCGCTACTGCGGCGCCACCGTGATCACCCCCAACCAGAGCGAGTTCGAGGCCGTGGTCGGCCACTGCGCAGACGAGCCGACCCTGCGCAGCCGCGGCGAGGCCCTGCGCGAGGCGCTCGAACTCGAGGCGGTGCTGATCACCCGCTCCGAACGCGGCATGACCCTGCTGCAAAAGGGCCGGGCGCCGCTCGACCTGCCCACCCGCGCGCGCGACGTGTTCGACGTCACCGGCGCGGGCGACACCGTGGTCGCCGTACTCGGCGCCGGGCTGGCCTGCGGCCTGACCCTGGCCGAGGCCACCGCGGTGGCCAACGTCGCCGCCGGCATCGTCGTCGGCAAGCTCGGCACCGCCACCGTCGCCCCCGCCGAACTCGCCGCCGCGCTGAACGCGGCCGGCCCCGCGGCCTGA
- the rfaD gene encoding ADP-glyceromanno-heptose 6-epimerase, producing MIIVTGGAGFIGSNIVHGLNARGIRDILVVDDLSDGRKCLNLADADILDYVDKDDFLARIQAGERFGQVDAVFHEGACSSTTEWDGRFVMKVNYEYTKALLAWCVADKVPLIYASSASVYGMGPVFREGREFEQPLNMYAYSKFLFDCHLRPQLAGLGSQVVGLRYFNVYGPREQHKGGMASVAFHFHNQLRESGRVRLFEGSDGYGPGEQRRDFIHVDDIVAVNLWLLDNPQVSGIFNLGTGRAQSFNDVAHAALRWMRARGQEGGGIDYIPFPEHLKGRYQSFTEADIGALRAAGYARPFMDVESGVPAYLDWLATRG from the coding sequence ATGATCATCGTCACCGGCGGCGCCGGCTTCATCGGCAGCAACATCGTCCACGGCCTCAACGCCCGCGGCATCCGCGACATCCTCGTCGTCGACGATCTCAGCGACGGGCGCAAGTGCCTGAACCTGGCCGACGCCGATATCCTCGACTATGTGGACAAGGATGACTTCCTCGCCCGCATCCAGGCCGGCGAGCGCTTCGGCCAGGTGGACGCGGTGTTCCACGAAGGCGCCTGCTCATCGACCACCGAGTGGGACGGCCGCTTCGTCATGAAGGTGAACTACGAGTACACCAAGGCCCTGCTCGCCTGGTGCGTGGCGGACAAGGTGCCGCTGATCTACGCCTCGTCGGCCTCGGTGTACGGCATGGGGCCGGTGTTCCGCGAGGGGCGCGAGTTCGAGCAGCCGCTGAACATGTACGCCTACTCCAAGTTCCTGTTCGACTGCCACCTGCGCCCGCAGCTCGCCGGCCTCGGCAGCCAGGTCGTGGGCCTGCGCTACTTCAACGTCTACGGCCCGCGCGAGCAGCACAAGGGCGGGATGGCGAGCGTCGCCTTCCATTTCCACAACCAGCTCCGGGAATCCGGCCGGGTGCGCCTGTTCGAGGGCTCGGACGGCTACGGCCCGGGCGAGCAGCGGCGCGACTTCATCCATGTCGACGACATCGTCGCGGTGAACCTGTGGCTGCTCGACAACCCCCAGGTGTCGGGCATCTTCAACCTCGGCACCGGGCGCGCGCAGAGCTTCAACGACGTCGCCCACGCCGCGCTGCGCTGGATGCGCGCCCGCGGCCAGGAAGGCGGCGGCATCGACTACATCCCCTTCCCCGAGCACCTGAAGGGGCGCTACCAGAGCTTCACCGAGGCCGACATCGGCGCCCTGCGCGCCGCCGGCTACGCGCGCCCGTTCATGGACGTGGAAAGCGGCGTGCCCGCCTACCTCGACTGGCTCGCCACTCGTGGCTGA
- the waaF gene encoding lipopolysaccharide heptosyltransferase II: MNTPAVPPAAGARRILVVGPSWVGDMVMAQSLFKVLKQRGECAIDVLAPGWSLPILERMPEVRRGVAMPLGHGEFGLGTRRALGRSLAGEGYDQAIVLPGSLKSALVPFFAGIRQRTGFRGEMRYLLLNDLRRLDQAALPMTVQRFVALAAPAGAPLPEPLPLPRLVAQAANQQILRTQYALPAARPAVAFMPGAEYGPAKQWPIPHFAALARALGERGYQVWVLGSNKDRAAGEAIADGNPAVTNLAGLTALGDAVDLLAMCAAAVSNDSGLMHVAAALDVPLVAIYGSSSPEHTPPLAERVAVQTLRLECSPCFQRTCPLGHTRCLTDIAPERILAALGGLGLTGLEHAGGRSAAETVHFTGRA; this comes from the coding sequence ATGAACACCCCCGCCGTACCGCCCGCAGCCGGCGCCCGCCGCATCCTCGTCGTCGGCCCGTCCTGGGTCGGCGACATGGTGATGGCGCAGAGCCTGTTCAAGGTCCTCAAGCAGCGCGGCGAATGCGCCATCGACGTACTCGCGCCGGGCTGGTCGCTCCCCATCCTCGAGCGCATGCCCGAAGTGCGCCGCGGCGTCGCGATGCCGCTCGGCCACGGCGAATTCGGCCTCGGCACGCGCCGTGCGCTGGGCCGCTCGCTCGCCGGCGAAGGCTACGACCAGGCGATCGTGCTCCCCGGCTCGCTGAAGTCCGCGCTCGTGCCCTTCTTCGCCGGCATCCGCCAGCGCACCGGCTTTCGCGGCGAGATGCGTTACCTGCTGCTCAACGACCTGCGCCGTCTCGACCAGGCCGCGCTACCGATGACCGTGCAGCGCTTCGTCGCCCTCGCCGCCCCCGCCGGCGCGCCGCTGCCCGAGCCGCTGCCGCTGCCGCGCCTGGTCGCCCAGGCGGCCAACCAGCAGATCCTGCGCACCCAGTACGCGCTGCCCGCCGCGCGCCCTGCGGTGGCCTTCATGCCCGGCGCCGAATACGGCCCCGCCAAGCAGTGGCCGATCCCGCACTTCGCCGCCCTGGCGCGCGCACTGGGCGAGCGCGGCTACCAGGTCTGGGTGCTGGGCTCGAACAAGGATCGCGCCGCCGGCGAAGCGATCGCCGACGGCAACCCGGCGGTGACCAACCTCGCCGGCCTCACCGCCCTGGGCGACGCCGTCGACCTGCTGGCGATGTGCGCCGCCGCAGTGAGCAACGACTCCGGCCTGATGCACGTCGCCGCCGCGCTCGACGTGCCGCTGGTGGCGATCTACGGCTCGTCCAGCCCGGAACACACGCCACCGCTGGCGGAGCGCGTCGCCGTCCAGACCCTGCGCTTGGAGTGCTCGCCCTGCTTCCAGCGCACCTGCCCGCTCGGCCACACCCGCTGCCTCACCGACATCGCCCCCGAGCGCATCCTCGCCGCGCTCGGCGGCCTCGGCCTCACCGGGCTCGAGCACGCCGGCGGCCGGAGCGCGGCGGAAACCGTCCATTTCACCGGGCGGGCCTGA
- the waaC gene encoding lipopolysaccharide heptosyltransferase I, which yields MHVLIVKTSSLGDVIHTLPALTDAARALPGIRFDWVVEEAFAEIPRWHPAVDRVIPVAVRRWRKHPLRAWRSGEWRAFTAAIGARRYDAVIDAQGLLKSAWLARHARGPVHGLDRHSAREPLASLFYRHRHAVAWGRHAVLRVRELLAAALGYALADRPDTAADPYGLDRARVLAGAAQAAGPGTPYLVFLHGTTWPTKHWPELYWRRLAERACAAGWQVRLPWGNDTEHARAERLAEGLAGARVLPRLTLAGVAAEIAGAHACIAVDTGLGHLAAALAVPTVSVYGPTNPGFTGAWGAGQRHLASDFACAPCLHKRCRYTPSAAERARPDFAREQPLCFTRLAPERVWAELTAVLERNEAA from the coding sequence ATGCATGTGCTGATCGTCAAGACGTCCTCGCTCGGCGACGTCATCCACACCCTGCCGGCGCTCACCGACGCCGCGCGCGCGCTGCCCGGAATCCGCTTCGACTGGGTGGTGGAGGAAGCCTTCGCCGAGATCCCGCGCTGGCACCCGGCGGTCGACCGGGTCATCCCGGTGGCAGTGCGGCGCTGGCGCAAGCATCCGCTGCGGGCCTGGCGCAGCGGCGAGTGGCGCGCGTTCACCGCGGCGATCGGCGCCCGGCGCTACGACGCCGTGATCGACGCCCAGGGTCTGCTTAAGAGCGCCTGGCTCGCCCGCCATGCGCGCGGCCCGGTGCACGGCCTCGACCGCCACTCGGCGCGCGAGCCGCTCGCCAGCCTGTTCTACCGCCACCGCCACGCCGTCGCCTGGGGCCGGCACGCGGTGCTGCGCGTGCGCGAGCTGCTCGCCGCCGCGCTCGGCTATGCGCTCGCCGACCGGCCCGACACTGCGGCCGACCCGTACGGCCTCGACCGCGCCCGTGTGCTCGCCGGCGCCGCGCAGGCAGCCGGCCCCGGCACGCCCTATCTCGTCTTCCTCCACGGCACCACCTGGCCGACCAAGCACTGGCCCGAGCTGTACTGGCGCCGCCTGGCCGAGCGCGCCTGCGCCGCGGGCTGGCAGGTGCGCCTGCCCTGGGGCAACGACACCGAGCACGCCCGCGCCGAGCGTCTGGCCGAAGGGCTTGCCGGCGCCCGCGTGCTGCCGCGGCTGACGCTCGCCGGTGTCGCCGCCGAGATCGCCGGCGCCCACGCCTGCATCGCCGTGGACACCGGCCTCGGCCACCTCGCCGCCGCCCTGGCAGTGCCCACGGTGTCGGTCTACGGCCCGACCAACCCCGGTTTCACCGGCGCCTGGGGCGCCGGCCAGCGCCACCTCGCCTCCGATTTCGCCTGCGCGCCCTGCCTGCACAAGCGCTGCCGCTACACGCCGAGCGCGGCCGAGCGCGCCCGCCCCGACTTCGCCCGCGAGCAGCCGCTGTGCTTCACCCGCCTCGCCCCCGAGCGGGTGTGGGCCGAACTGACCGCCGTGCTCGAGCGCAACGAGGCCGCCTGA